In a genomic window of Candidatus Tumulicola sp.:
- a CDS encoding TolC family protein — protein MPSPVLPNAPTIAPGYLAPEVHQDTANIIGVTQQPFVGITLQDAIGMALAKNPNLAISASNARISAYQVVEARGAFDVKLQVQPTSSYSVSPPLNLFDAGPGDVGRYVNQEAPPQYLYTSGPGDVIQHQSSFSYGLGGQSVNGTQYTAGIQQTRTYNNTLFNEFNPFYLASLNLSVTQPLLRNAGMNAGKRQLQLALINGDSSSQAALVSASDTIAQVSNAYWNLVSAWRNVAIQEEALRDAVTQQHSIVRLAKRGATAPIDATEAATQVATFQDSVYSALQTVAELQNQLKSLVVTDAGDKIWEANLLPTSQVEQLPAAPTLQTVVQTAVRNRPEIQQSLDRYKQADIDFKFAKNQALPQADAAVTFESNGFAGILQPAPGFIAGNCTTVVGGAIAACPTPPPDTQGKMAQAYHNMWSVEFPTFNIGVTISFPLNNDYAKGLKGTAVEEQRQAAIYAAGVSARIGYDARNALQTYQSALSRLHAARVAREASELVYASERRKYKSGASTTFLVLQRQVELLQNRGRELQAQTDLNKAVVEIQRVEGTILTDNGVKVQKLGQDALPGNPGPLPPIVPGLPTPKP, from the coding sequence GTGCCTTCTCCGGTGTTACCGAACGCGCCGACGATCGCGCCGGGCTATCTCGCTCCCGAGGTGCATCAAGATACGGCGAATATCATCGGGGTCACGCAGCAGCCGTTCGTCGGCATCACGCTGCAAGATGCAATCGGTATGGCGTTAGCTAAGAATCCGAATCTTGCGATCTCCGCATCGAACGCGCGGATCTCGGCGTACCAGGTTGTCGAAGCGCGCGGCGCATTCGATGTAAAGCTTCAAGTGCAGCCGACGTCGAGCTACAGCGTTTCGCCACCGCTCAATCTCTTCGATGCGGGTCCCGGCGATGTAGGAAGGTACGTTAATCAGGAAGCGCCCCCGCAATATTTATATACTTCGGGCCCGGGAGACGTCATCCAACATCAAAGTTCCTTTAGTTATGGTCTGGGTGGTCAATCAGTTAACGGAACGCAATACACTGCCGGCATTCAACAGACAAGAACCTACAACAACACACTGTTCAATGAATTTAATCCCTTTTATCTCGCTTCACTGAACCTCTCCGTGACGCAGCCGCTTTTGCGTAACGCGGGAATGAATGCTGGCAAGCGGCAGTTGCAACTGGCGCTTATTAACGGCGATAGTAGTTCGCAGGCGGCCCTAGTAAGCGCGTCTGATACGATCGCTCAGGTTTCTAACGCTTACTGGAATCTGGTGTCGGCATGGCGCAACGTCGCGATTCAGGAAGAAGCGCTAAGGGACGCAGTAACACAGCAGCATAGCATAGTACGGTTAGCAAAACGAGGGGCCACCGCACCCATCGACGCAACAGAGGCCGCAACGCAGGTAGCGACCTTTCAGGACAGTGTCTATTCCGCGCTGCAAACCGTTGCTGAACTGCAGAATCAACTGAAAAGCCTGGTCGTAACTGATGCCGGCGATAAAATCTGGGAAGCTAACCTGCTCCCCACATCCCAAGTGGAGCAGCTTCCTGCGGCGCCCACTTTACAAACCGTCGTGCAGACCGCTGTGCGAAATCGTCCTGAAATCCAACAGTCCCTCGATCGGTACAAGCAAGCCGACATCGACTTCAAGTTTGCGAAAAACCAGGCTCTTCCACAGGCCGATGCTGCGGTTACCTTCGAGAGTAACGGCTTTGCCGGCATACTGCAGCCTGCGCCGGGGTTTATAGCGGGAAATTGTACGACCGTAGTAGGGGGAGCCATTGCGGCCTGCCCGACTCCGCCGCCGGATACGCAGGGCAAGATGGCGCAAGCGTACCACAATATGTGGAGCGTCGAGTTCCCAACGTTTAATATCGGCGTGACTATCAGCTTTCCGCTCAACAACGATTACGCGAAGGGGCTGAAAGGAACCGCAGTCGAGGAGCAGCGTCAGGCAGCGATCTATGCAGCGGGTGTCAGCGCCCGGATTGGCTACGACGCGCGTAACGCTCTTCAGACCTATCAGTCGGCCCTCTCGCGCCTACACGCGGCACGCGTCGCACGCGAAGCATCCGAACTGGTTTATGCTAGCGAGCGGCGCAAGTATAAAAGCGGTGCCTCAACGACCTTCTTAGTCTTGCAACGTCAGGTGGAGCTGCTGCAAAATCGCGGGCGCGAACTGCAGGCGCAGACCGATTTAAACAAGGCGGTCGTCGAGATCCAGCGCGTCGAGGGAACCATCCTTACCGATAACGGCGTGAAAGTACAGAAACTCGGCCAGGATGCTCTGCCGGGTAACCCGGGTCCATTGCCACCAATCGTTCCGGGGCTTCCGACCCCGAAACCGTAG
- a CDS encoding DHA2 family efflux MFS transporter permease subunit: MMQSVVVEHGLRRAIVSVAVIAATLLEIIDTTIVNVALPNIQGNFGIAIDLSAWIVTGYIIANVVVIPITPWLALRFGRRQYFFWSIILFTFASLMCGFSHSFGQLVFWRIIQGLGGGGLIATSQAILRDTYTLREQGTAQGIFAMGVIVGPALGPVMGGWITDNFSWHWIFFINLPVGIVAATLIWNYLRNPVEPSYKKLDWVGLLLLAIGLGSMQYVLEQGQQYDWFDDGNIRLGTVTSIVGLAAFVWWTLRSKIPVVDLQVLRLRQVAAGSILGAVLGVSLYGSILVLPQYLQNSLGFTATLSGLTILVRAGAVMLFTPLTAALAGRGIVDVRISTAIGFVLLAVSNWMLAGVTTPESQFPTFIASLIISGIGLSQIFVPLSIAVLGGVPDKEVPATSAFFNLSRQIGGSVATAILVTILVRGFTVHQSELAGTQTLQHAPTAQYLQRHGQQVSKPALVALGGIVSSQAAVQSYADTSRWVAILTISLAPLVLLLNKPRLGGPVGE; this comes from the coding sequence ATGATGCAAAGCGTGGTCGTCGAGCACGGCCTGCGCAGGGCCATCGTGAGCGTTGCGGTGATCGCCGCAACCTTGCTGGAGATCATCGACACTACGATCGTCAACGTCGCGTTGCCGAATATTCAGGGAAATTTCGGCATCGCGATCGATCTAAGCGCGTGGATCGTCACCGGCTACATCATCGCCAACGTCGTGGTGATTCCGATCACGCCGTGGCTGGCGCTACGCTTCGGACGCCGGCAATATTTCTTCTGGTCGATCATCCTGTTCACGTTCGCTTCGCTGATGTGCGGCTTCTCGCACAGCTTCGGCCAGTTGGTGTTCTGGCGCATCATCCAAGGTTTGGGCGGCGGCGGTTTGATCGCCACTTCGCAGGCGATTCTGCGCGACACGTATACGTTGCGCGAGCAGGGAACGGCGCAGGGCATCTTCGCAATGGGTGTCATCGTAGGGCCTGCACTCGGTCCGGTGATGGGTGGCTGGATCACCGACAACTTTAGCTGGCATTGGATCTTTTTCATCAACTTGCCGGTCGGAATCGTGGCCGCAACGCTGATCTGGAATTACTTGCGAAATCCGGTCGAACCCTCATACAAAAAGCTCGACTGGGTCGGCTTGCTGTTGCTGGCGATCGGCCTCGGATCGATGCAATACGTGCTCGAGCAAGGCCAGCAATACGACTGGTTCGACGATGGAAATATTCGCTTAGGCACGGTAACGTCGATCGTCGGCTTGGCCGCGTTCGTGTGGTGGACGCTGCGCTCGAAGATTCCGGTCGTCGATCTGCAAGTTCTGCGCTTACGACAAGTGGCCGCGGGCAGCATTTTGGGAGCGGTTCTCGGCGTCAGTTTGTATGGTTCGATTCTCGTCTTGCCTCAGTATCTACAGAACTCGTTAGGGTTCACCGCGACGCTGTCGGGCCTGACGATTTTGGTGCGAGCCGGAGCCGTGATGCTGTTCACGCCGCTGACGGCGGCGCTGGCCGGCCGCGGTATCGTCGACGTGCGCATTTCTACCGCGATCGGGTTCGTGCTACTGGCGGTATCCAACTGGATGTTGGCCGGCGTAACAACGCCCGAATCGCAGTTCCCGACGTTTATCGCATCCTTGATCATCAGTGGCATCGGTTTGTCGCAAATCTTCGTGCCGTTGTCGATCGCGGTCTTGGGCGGCGTACCGGATAAAGAAGTGCCCGCGACGTCGGCATTTTTCAATCTATCGCGGCAGATCGGTGGTAGCGTCGCAACGGCGATTTTAGTCACTATTCTGGTGCGCGGTTTCACCGTGCATCAAAGCGAATTGGCAGGAACGCAGACGCTGCAGCACGCACCGACCGCGCAGTACCTGCAGCGCCACGGCCAGCAGGTTTCGAAGCCGGCGCTGGTAGCGCTGGGCGGAATTGTATCGTCACAGGCTGCCGTGCAGTCGTACGCCGATACGTCGCGTTGGGTCGCGATTCTCACGATATCACTCGCACCACTCGTATTGTTGCTCAACAAGCCGCGCTTAGGCGGCCCGGTAGGAGAATAA
- a CDS encoding HlyD family secretion protein, producing the protein MDTREADQRTVAPKAPNGTAEPKQPVAAGPATPAGRAPATTDDTDTQKLGGPPKRVIFGVLGVVVLVAALWFGIPWLSYMLAHQGTDDARVDADAVAVTSRINEKINQILVDTNQEVKHGQLLIVLDNKDEIARLKQAQAQYDLAIANQRTTTLQGRGGVAQAQGELVTNQAQVPVAQAGVSQASAQLQVSDAQLPAAQAAFDKAQADFARTQSLVASGDEPSQNMDTARAAYAQASAQFRGARDQISVAQANLSAAQERVNASNATIGAAQGGVTTAQGKLAQAADPSQVESAKAQLDLAKQNLTYTRVYAAIDGYVGEKNAEVGQTVAAGSTLMTLIPHRIYITANFKETQMGSMRVGQPVDIKVDAYGGQTFHGHVISINPASQNTYALVPAQNATGNFVKVTQRIPVRISIDDQSTDHPLRPGMSVETFVKTK; encoded by the coding sequence ATGGATACGCGCGAAGCCGATCAAAGAACCGTCGCCCCAAAGGCGCCGAACGGCACCGCCGAACCGAAACAGCCGGTCGCGGCCGGCCCGGCTACGCCGGCCGGAAGAGCCCCGGCTACAACGGATGATACCGACACGCAAAAACTCGGCGGACCGCCGAAGCGAGTGATCTTCGGAGTCCTCGGCGTAGTGGTGTTGGTTGCTGCGTTGTGGTTCGGTATCCCGTGGCTGTCGTATATGCTGGCCCATCAGGGAACCGACGACGCGCGCGTCGATGCCGATGCTGTGGCCGTCACCAGCCGCATCAACGAGAAGATCAATCAGATTCTAGTCGACACCAATCAAGAGGTTAAGCACGGACAGTTGCTGATCGTGCTCGACAACAAAGATGAAATCGCGCGCCTCAAACAGGCGCAGGCGCAGTACGATTTGGCGATCGCCAATCAACGCACGACGACGCTGCAAGGGCGCGGCGGCGTCGCGCAAGCGCAGGGCGAACTCGTTACCAATCAGGCACAAGTGCCCGTGGCCCAAGCCGGCGTTTCGCAGGCATCGGCGCAGTTGCAAGTGAGCGATGCGCAATTGCCTGCCGCGCAAGCAGCGTTCGATAAGGCGCAAGCGGATTTCGCACGCACGCAATCGCTGGTGGCGTCCGGCGACGAGCCGAGCCAGAACATGGATACGGCTCGCGCGGCGTACGCCCAAGCGTCGGCGCAGTTCCGCGGTGCACGCGATCAAATCTCGGTCGCGCAAGCGAACCTTTCGGCGGCGCAAGAACGTGTCAACGCATCGAATGCGACGATCGGGGCGGCGCAAGGCGGCGTGACGACCGCGCAAGGCAAACTGGCGCAAGCCGCCGACCCGAGCCAAGTGGAGTCGGCCAAAGCGCAGCTCGATCTCGCCAAACAGAATCTAACGTATACGCGTGTGTACGCGGCGATCGACGGCTACGTCGGTGAGAAGAACGCCGAAGTCGGTCAGACGGTCGCGGCCGGATCGACGTTGATGACGCTGATTCCGCACCGCATCTACATCACTGCCAACTTCAAAGAAACGCAGATGGGCAGCATGCGAGTTGGACAGCCGGTCGATATCAAGGTCGACGCGTACGGCGGTCAAACATTTCATGGTCACGTCATTTCGATCAACCCGGCATCGCAAAATACCTACGCGCTGGTTCCGGCGCAAAACGCCACCGGCAACTTCGTCAAGGTCACCCAACGCATTCCCGTTCGTATCTCGATCGACGATCAAAGTACGGACCATCCGCTTCGACCGGGCATGAGCGTCGAGACCTTCGTTAAGACAAAGTAG
- a CDS encoding TetR/AcrR family transcriptional regulator, with protein MIETRRAAGEAKSPEDTRERMLLAAREVIGRKGKRGATTREIAEVAGVNEATLFRHFRTKEALIVAVAQHFCGLDVLRGMVAQLHGAIEEDLRTLGCAMLARMESQMDMIRWSLVEMDYEEASIFAETAWRPQLAILAVVEEFMQRRIDSGAVAGDPKKLAHVFMGLVFMHGLARKKFPKSELYSGSDEAAVGFYVNVFLNGVRSR; from the coding sequence GTGATCGAGACTCGGCGCGCTGCGGGCGAAGCCAAATCGCCGGAAGATACCCGCGAACGCATGCTGCTGGCAGCTCGCGAAGTTATCGGTCGCAAGGGAAAACGCGGCGCAACGACGCGCGAGATCGCCGAAGTTGCCGGTGTGAACGAAGCCACGCTGTTCCGCCATTTTCGCACGAAGGAAGCGCTGATCGTTGCGGTCGCTCAACATTTTTGCGGCCTAGACGTGTTGCGCGGCATGGTCGCGCAGCTACATGGAGCCATCGAAGAGGATTTGCGGACGCTTGGTTGCGCCATGCTGGCACGCATGGAGTCGCAGATGGATATGATACGCTGGTCGCTGGTCGAGATGGATTACGAGGAAGCCTCGATCTTCGCAGAAACCGCGTGGCGCCCGCAACTGGCGATCCTTGCGGTCGTCGAGGAGTTTATGCAGCGGCGAATCGATAGCGGCGCGGTTGCCGGCGATCCCAAGAAACTGGCGCACGTTTTTATGGGGTTAGTGTTCATGCATGGGCTGGCCCGCAAGAAGTTTCCCAAGTCCGAACTATACAGCGGCAGCGACGAAGCCGCGGTGGGATTTTACGTCAACGTCTTTCTCAATGGAGTACGAAGCAGATAA
- a CDS encoding STAS domain-containing protein: MIPYRLGQYPETERAIAAAAADGVRHVVLDLDGITELDIAGVRSLIELLRRARAKGVDLTLAIDRPEVRATLEGMALDRIFPIVTREAA; encoded by the coding sequence GTGATCCCCTACCGTTTGGGGCAATATCCGGAGACCGAACGCGCGATTGCAGCGGCGGCGGCCGACGGCGTTCGGCACGTGGTACTCGATTTAGACGGCATAACCGAACTCGATATTGCGGGCGTGCGCTCGTTGATCGAGCTGCTGCGGCGGGCACGAGCCAAGGGCGTCGATCTGACCCTGGCCATCGATCGACCCGAGGTGCGAGCGACGCTTGAGGGCATGGCATTGGATAGAATCTTTCCGATCGTTACGCGGGAGGCGGCATGA
- a CDS encoding serine hydrolase codes for MTSGKRSTGSNWLADLASDAGLERSSIVVGRLDVPEAWHNLNPNRSTYPASMIKTPLVAACLLEIAAGRFSLNDRVMIVETNMTANDSDSPLVPGYEATVDELMRLAIDRSDNVATNQLFDLVGRERATALARGLGLEHTRFSRKVSGSEPLIHDPEWDGSERNAHPAGDAALLFAKIDADGFAGAAVLRGYLWAQVWNDKLSLGLSAGDGFAHKTGDTDEVTHDGGILSTPDGKRYVLVAYAEMPSNEGNNAAFGRFMRALRPQL; via the coding sequence ATGACTTCCGGCAAGCGTTCGACCGGCTCGAACTGGCTGGCAGACTTGGCAAGCGACGCGGGGCTCGAACGGTCCTCGATCGTCGTTGGCCGGCTCGATGTGCCAGAAGCGTGGCACAACCTCAACCCGAACCGTTCTACCTATCCGGCCAGCATGATCAAGACGCCGCTGGTCGCTGCTTGCCTCCTCGAGATCGCTGCGGGGCGCTTCTCCTTAAACGATCGGGTCATGATCGTCGAGACGAACATGACCGCCAACGATAGCGATTCACCCCTCGTGCCTGGCTACGAAGCGACCGTCGACGAGCTGATGCGCCTAGCCATCGACCGCTCCGATAACGTTGCCACCAACCAGCTCTTTGATCTGGTCGGACGCGAACGCGCGACCGCTCTGGCTCGCGGGTTGGGGCTCGAGCACACCCGCTTCTCGCGAAAAGTCTCGGGAAGCGAACCGCTGATCCACGATCCCGAATGGGACGGTTCGGAACGCAACGCGCACCCAGCCGGCGACGCGGCGCTCCTGTTTGCAAAAATCGATGCCGATGGGTTCGCCGGCGCCGCCGTGTTACGCGGCTATCTTTGGGCCCAAGTTTGGAACGACAAGCTCAGCCTCGGACTGTCCGCGGGTGACGGGTTCGCACATAAGACGGGCGATACCGACGAAGTGACGCACGACGGCGGCATTCTTTCTACACCTGATGGCAAGCGTTACGTCCTCGTTGCCTACGCCGAGATGCCGTCGAACGAGGGCAACAACGCCGCGTTCGGCCGGTTCATGCGCGCGTTGCGCCCGCAGTTGTAA
- a CDS encoding S53 family peptidase, with amino-acid sequence MRSTRMRLHDLSARALSAVVIGGMLSACSGANSGFSPSGGTSPNGLRSPSNTESFVDTGRATSETTVHLAVVLKYNNDAKLDKLVEDQGDPASGMYHHFLTQQQFVKQFGPTPDQYAATVKQLQDAGFTVTHQFANRTVIDASAPAPTAEKYFSTEIHDVRLSDGAARYINTKAETIPAQLARTVYQVVGLDSAHTMHPQYRFPTNRLQSALPKAQVSPNKKTPPLFGPDRGYGPGVYRISYNFPAKMTGKGQATGVVGDADFLDSDLTGFLAYFDEKQKVPTTRVAVDGGAPPGLTQDSVETELDVETIVGIDPDTALYVYTVPGEPDLRYFTDMYNQAVQDNKVGTLNTSYSECETAFVLSFPKAADKIFEQGAAEGITFHASSGDYGVYTYGCSYEVSVGTPTDTPHNVSIGGTTEDVDHTTGQETSEVGWSGTGGGVSVIFKVPSYQKGVTNVIKGGRNLPDVAFDADPNTGTSLYYNGRFQGPIGGTSLASPIFGAGITAVNQMNKSRAGYLNPTMYKAWGKLGYGTGKKVYFRDITQGTIGVYSAMPGYDQMSGIGVMLFGTFGPQLK; translated from the coding sequence ATGAGGAGCACGCGAATGCGTTTGCACGATCTCTCAGCCCGGGCCCTCAGCGCCGTCGTAATAGGCGGAATGCTGTCGGCATGCTCTGGCGCGAATTCAGGATTCTCGCCATCCGGCGGTACGAGCCCGAACGGGTTGCGTTCGCCCAGCAACACCGAATCGTTTGTCGACACGGGTCGAGCGACGTCGGAGACCACGGTTCATCTGGCGGTCGTTCTCAAATATAACAACGACGCCAAGCTGGATAAGCTGGTCGAGGATCAAGGCGATCCCGCCTCCGGAATGTACCATCACTTCTTGACACAACAACAGTTCGTCAAGCAATTCGGACCGACGCCCGATCAATACGCGGCGACGGTTAAGCAACTGCAAGACGCGGGCTTTACGGTCACGCATCAGTTCGCTAACCGTACCGTGATCGACGCCAGTGCACCCGCGCCGACCGCAGAGAAATATTTCTCGACCGAAATTCATGACGTGCGTCTGTCGGACGGCGCCGCGCGCTATATCAACACGAAGGCTGAAACGATTCCCGCGCAACTCGCACGGACCGTGTATCAGGTCGTCGGCCTCGATAGCGCGCATACGATGCACCCGCAATACAGATTCCCGACGAACCGCCTCCAGAGTGCGCTACCCAAAGCACAAGTGTCGCCGAACAAGAAGACGCCGCCGCTCTTCGGACCGGACCGTGGCTACGGCCCTGGCGTCTATCGGATTTCGTATAACTTTCCCGCTAAGATGACGGGTAAGGGTCAGGCGACCGGCGTGGTGGGCGATGCCGACTTCCTCGACAGCGACTTGACCGGCTTTCTGGCGTACTTCGATGAGAAGCAGAAGGTGCCGACGACTCGCGTCGCGGTCGACGGCGGCGCACCGCCGGGACTGACGCAAGACTCGGTCGAGACAGAACTGGACGTTGAGACGATCGTGGGTATCGACCCGGACACGGCGTTGTATGTGTACACCGTTCCCGGCGAACCGGATCTGCGCTACTTCACCGATATGTACAATCAGGCAGTCCAAGACAACAAGGTCGGAACGCTCAACACCAGCTATAGTGAATGCGAAACCGCGTTCGTTCTGAGCTTTCCGAAGGCCGCGGACAAGATCTTCGAGCAGGGCGCTGCCGAGGGCATCACGTTCCACGCGTCGTCGGGTGATTACGGCGTTTACACGTACGGCTGCAGTTACGAAGTGTCGGTCGGCACGCCGACGGACACCCCGCATAACGTTTCGATCGGTGGCACCACCGAAGACGTCGACCACACCACCGGTCAAGAGACCAGCGAGGTCGGTTGGAGCGGAACCGGCGGCGGTGTTTCGGTCATCTTCAAAGTTCCGAGCTACCAGAAGGGCGTAACGAACGTCATCAAGGGCGGCCGCAACCTGCCCGACGTTGCGTTCGACGCCGACCCGAACACTGGAACGTCCCTGTACTACAACGGACGCTTCCAAGGTCCGATCGGTGGAACGTCGCTGGCATCGCCGATTTTCGGCGCCGGTATCACGGCAGTGAACCAAATGAACAAGTCGCGTGCCGGTTATCTGAACCCCACGATGTACAAGGCATGGGGTAAACTCGGTTACGGAACGGGCAAGAAGGTCTACTTCCGCGACATCACGCAGGGAACGATTGGTGTGTACTCGGCGATGCCGGGCTACGACCAGATGAGCGGTATCGGTGTGATGCTGTTTGGAACGTTCGGTCCTCAGCTTAAGTAA
- a CDS encoding HAD family hydrolase encodes MLLDVDGTLVESNGAHATAWRIALSEFGYDVPLERLRSWIGMGGDKILRRVDDALRDDSGTGKAIGERRTHIFLAGVDRLRPTAGALELLERFGSLGIRRVVATSAKRSELQSILCATGLEDEIDAATTSDDADRSKPDADIVIAALHIAKTTAGRAVFLGDTPYDVEAAQKGGVVAVAVECGGWAASELSGARAVYADPRALLREFDRSPFARTIVG; translated from the coding sequence GTGCTGTTAGACGTCGACGGCACGCTGGTCGAAAGCAATGGAGCGCACGCGACGGCGTGGCGCATAGCGCTTTCCGAGTTTGGTTACGACGTTCCGTTAGAACGGCTGCGCTCGTGGATTGGAATGGGCGGTGACAAGATTTTACGACGCGTCGACGATGCGCTTCGCGATGACTCCGGAACGGGCAAGGCAATTGGCGAGCGGCGGACGCATATCTTCCTCGCCGGCGTCGATCGCTTACGTCCGACCGCGGGAGCGTTGGAGTTGCTCGAGCGATTCGGTTCGCTCGGTATCCGGCGCGTCGTCGCGACGTCGGCGAAACGAAGCGAACTGCAGTCGATTCTGTGCGCGACCGGTCTAGAGGACGAGATCGACGCTGCCACCACATCCGACGATGCGGATCGCTCGAAGCCCGACGCCGACATAGTAATTGCCGCACTGCATATAGCAAAAACGACTGCCGGTCGCGCGGTCTTTTTGGGCGATACACCGTACGATGTGGAAGCCGCACAGAAAGGCGGAGTCGTTGCCGTCGCTGTCGAGTGCGGTGGCTGGGCGGCTTCGGAGTTAAGCGGCGCGCGTGCCGTGTACGCCGATCCGCGTGCGCTGTTACGCGAATTCGATCGCTCGCCGTTCGCACGCACAATAGTTGGGTAA